From the genome of Triticum aestivum cultivar Chinese Spring chromosome 1A, IWGSC CS RefSeq v2.1, whole genome shotgun sequence:
gatgaagggaccttcccaagtaggagcaagtttgtgtggtttctgttgatccactcggaggaccaaatctccttcctggaaggctcggctcttcacatttctggcatggaatcgacgcaagtcttgctgatagatggtcgatctgatcatagccatttccctctcctcctctaggaggttgactgcgtcttgccgggcttgctctgcttcgtcttcgttataaagctcgactctgggggcgttgtgaagcagatcactcggcaggacggcttcggctccgtaaaccagaaaaaatggcgttcttccggtcgatcggttcggggtggtcctcagcccccacaaaaccgacggaagttcgtcgacccaagcgcctgctgtgtgcttgagatcacgcatcaatcgaggcttcaatcctttgagaatcagaccatttgctctttcagcctgtccattcgactgaggatgcgcgaccgacgcgtagtcgactcgcgtgccttgagaggcgcaaaaagctctgaacttgtctgaatcgaagtttgacccattgtcggtgatgatgctatgcgggaccccatatctgaacgTCAGCCCTcggacgaaactgatagcagtgcaagcatcgagattcttgataggcttggcttcaatccatttggtgaacttgtcgactgccacaagcacatgcgtgaatccgctcctgcctgttctcagtggaccgaccatgtccagtccccagacagcaaagggccagacgagtggaatggtcttcagggctgatgcaggtttgtgtgacatgttggagtagaactggcaacctccacacttgtcgattatctcttttgccatctcatttgctcttggccagtaaaatcctgctcggtatgctttagccacaatggtccaagaggacgcatggtgaccacaggtccccgagtggatatcattaaggatcatctgaccctcttctggtgttatgcatttctgaccgattccagtcgcgctttccctatacaactatccctttatgactgtgaaggccttggatcggcggatgatctgtcgagcctcttcctcgtcctttgggagttctttcctcaagatatacgcgatgtatggtaccgtccagtcaggagtgatagccaagacctccatgactaggtcgaccacagcaggaatttcgacttcagtcggatctgtggcacttttcggttgcggggcttcttctgcgaagggatcctcctggactgacggcgagcggatgtgctccaaaaacacattgctgggaatggcttctctcttggagcctatctttgccagatcatctgctgcttgatttttcagtcgggggatgtgatgaagctctaacccctcgaatttcttttctagctttcttactgcgttgcaatagccagtcatagctgggcttctgacgtcccactccttcatcacctgattaaccaccaaatctgagtcgccgtagaccatgaggcgccggacgccgagtgaaatggccatgcgcaacccgtacaagagtgcttcatattctgcttcattgttggaggaatcgaagtgaatctggagaacgtatctgagcttatctcctcggggggagaccaatactaccccagcaccggaaccgttcagcatcttagatccatcgaagaacatggtccagtgctccgagtgaacttgagtcgggagttgctgttcaatccactcggcgacgaaatctgcaattgcttgggacttgatagccttctttgcttcaaacttgatatctagggggaggagttcaatcgcccacttagccactcgaccagttgcatctctgttgtgcaagatctctgacagtggagcgtcgctgacgactgtaatggaatggtcagagaagtagtgtgcaaccttcttcgtggtcatgtagatcccatatacaagcttctggtaatggggatatctttgcttcgaaggggtcaaaacttcagacacataatatactgggcgctgaactctgaaggcctttccttcttcttcccactcgaccgtgagtactgtactgacaacttgtcctgtggccgCAATGTACAGCAGCACAGGCTCTTTattgattggggcagcaagcaccggctgggtggagagtagagctttgagctctgcaaacactgcgtcagcttctggagtccactcgaatttgtcagacttcttcatcagtcggtaaagaggcaacgccttttcaccgagacgagaaatgaatcgacttagagtggccaagcaacctgtaagtttctggacatcgtgtacacgcacagggcgcttcatccggagtatggtgccaactttctcaggattggcgtcgattcctcattcggaaacgagaaaaccaagtaactttccacctggaactccgaatgtgcactttgatggattgagcttgatatcgtatcccctgaggttagcaaaggtttcggcaaggtcagtcagtaggtcagaacctttccgtgacttaaccacaatatcatccatgtatgcttctacattccgactgatctgagtgagtaaacacttctgaatcatcctcatgaacgtggctccagcattcttgaggccgaagggcatggtgacataacagaagcacccaaatggggtgatgaaagccgttttgatctcgtcgggtccatacagacggatctgatggtaccctgaataagcatctagaaaagacaaacgctcacaccccgcggtcgagtccactacctggtcgatgcgggggagagggaaatgatctttcgggcaggcccgattgatgtgtttaaagtcaatgcacatgcgaagtgacttgtcctttttggggaccatgactacattggcgagccactcggagtggtaaatctctcggatgaactccgctgctaagagccgagccacctcctcgccaatagctttcctcttctggacggcggaccgtcgaagatgttctttcacaggcttgaacttcgggtcgactcgtagacggtgctcagccagccccctgggaactccaggcatgtcagaaggcttccatgcgaagacgtcccagttctcacggaggaactggatgagcgcttcttcctatttggagtcgagcgtcgtcgagatgtgagtcggagcagcgtcggggtcggtcgggtgaatgtgagctggcttagtttcaccggacgactgaaaagcagattctgaagcaggcttcttggctcgtagcaattcactcggatcagcagtcttctggtactcttgtagctcaacaactgccatctgagcgtcagcaatcttcgatcctttctgaaaacactcttctgctttcttccgattgccggtaacggtgatcacacctctggggccgggcatcttcaacttgagatacacgtagcatggtcgagccatgaagcgtgcataagctggccggcccagaatagcatgataagcactttggaagtccacaacctcaaatgtcaacttttccctgcggtaattctttgaatcaccgaaaaccacgtcgagagcaatctggccgagtgactcggctttctttccagtaATGACTCCATGGAatctcatgttgctggcactgagcctggacatcggaatgcccatccttttcaatgtttcagcatacaatatgttcaggccactgccaccatccatcaggactttggtcagtcgagtgccttcgacaactgggtcgaccaccaaagcttgcctcccaggggtggcaatgtgcgtagggtgatcggactggtcgaatgtgatggcagtctgagaccacttcagataactgggtgtcgccggagcaaccatattcacctcacggttaatgactttcagtcgacttttgctttcgacatcagcaaaaatcatcagggtggaattgatttgggggtatccgtcatcgctatcttccttgtcctcgactctgtccgactctttttccttatctttgggctgtttgccctgaaactgctggatcaggagccggcactgtcgagtggtatgctttgggtaaatgaaattaccctcttcatctttcttggtgtggatgtgacatggcagatccaaaacatcatttccatcttgatccttgactttcttgggcttccaggggcctttgggttttcccttgaaatttccctgggttgcggccagggcctccccaggggcggctggctcggccttccgcttctgcttccgactggaattgcctccggtttcctgggcgactgctttctgcttgccactccggagtcgatcttcatcttctccgttagcgtatttggtggcaatttccatcatcgattcagggacatttctccggtccgaccgaacttcaggttcaactctctgttcttgacgccttctttaaaggcacaaactgcttggtgatccggtacgttctcaactgtgtgatgcaaagtgatccacctctggatgtaatccctcagagtttcactcagcttctgcacgcaagaccgcaattctgtaaggcctgcgggtcgcttgcatgttccctcaaaggttgtgacaaacactcgagagagatcctcccaagtgtagatgttgctgggtgctaactgattcagccacgctctggccgagccctctaacaggagaggcaaatgcttcatagccacctcatcattgccaccgccaatctgtacagccactcggtaatcttcgagccaagtgtcaggcttagactcaccggtgaacttgctgactccagtcgccaaccgaaagttgggaggaatcaccgcggccccgatggctcgactgaaacactctggccctgaaacaagtattctgctgctggcgggcgcatctctgttctggccttcccgatgagccctgttcctgtcaaccaagccttgaacgaggacagatctcgcgtcaaagcctgggtccctggggtcgacgggaatcctctgcccaacgctatgagggcgcctgtcatctcgatgtcgaggcgcatatgacccactcctcgggggaggggttggcactcgacgtcgatcatcacgatcggatcggtgatcatactgctcattccttctgtactgatcatgccggtcgccacgtccctcacgcctcgggggcgaccgcgggctgtgagccgactggactgtatctgttgcaacggatcgactgtggatcctattccgcgactgagaaacaacggaattctggtttcccgccgcccggagcaacgctctgatctgtaacaagcccctgccagcctccgactgggagggctgaatcgattctgctatacgggccgcggcggccaaattctgaattggggttcggtatacctgcgtcggcgggaagagctggcgtcgactagactcAGGAGCCCGCTgtcgcgcttgctcgtcgagtgctcgctggagattctccagtcgagtgcgctcggccaaattagccaagcgcgcgtcctccaaggcccgggcttcgggggactctccgacgataggagtgcggagtgcgtccgtgttccggcggcgaagctcctctcgctgtaatgacgtgagaggttcagTGAGATACTCATCGtagggatgcgacgggtcgcccccacccgcgcctccatcagcgcgagggaaaccgggaggactgtgcgttccatcgaccgccaggatctcagccgctgggtcgctgctgtcgcactcagatgcggtctccgcggagccagtcgaacaggccgcagagggattcgtcgggctcgattgtcgcgACTTGCGGGGCGGGCGACTAGCGAGCCAtggcatgcctcacccaccactgaagtctcgaccgaccggagtgcttgtgccggtgggagacagagcggggagacgatacgggggccgaccgatactgggtcgacggctgccgcaggaggacgccacgaacgcatgcgcggaaatgcgttgcaccgcggacggggagcgcgtcgatgtcgagtggcgcctcttgaagccaggcggagtcgtcggcgatgaacgtgagcgcgccgaggcggatctcgcggccctccaccaaaactccgcacgaaaccatgatcaaagggatcggaaaaatcgcaacttctccaatcaggtGCTAAGattccggccccacggtgggcgccaactgtcgtggttctaactctgacagtgatgtagggaggtatgtatggagaggctagatctcagcaattgggaagttgtaaacacaccaagatgtacgagttcaggcccttcgtggaggaagtaacagccctacgtctcggtgcccggaggcggtcgactggattactggcgtgtgaataacaggggtgcgaacccttcatacttaggaggggtggcttatatagagttcgtcgGCCCCCTCCTGctctcagtaatgcagggtttaaggtacatttaaggttgggcgttactggtaacgcccctaataaagtgctatgatgaccataaagactacttgatagccgaccgtttgcctgcggagtgactttaggtctcctggcggtcgagtggttggcttcatggtcgagtgatagcttcttggtcgagtgtcttgaacccgtcgagtagGATACCtttaagtcgattgaaaggtgacttcttctagggatgtcctagggtagggctttttggacaggtccgtgcccctaccctaggtacatggcttcatcattagcccccgaatggatcgaggttagagtggggaaagagttggagatcgAGGCTATGGGCACCTCCGCAGGTCCCATGAAGATCGTCCCCAAGTTCAGCgtgcctctccaccgatcgagcatcgggctgccgctgcgtcgccccgtcgggctgcAGCGCCGctgccccgtggttctcctcgcgacTGCATTGACTCATgcgtcgccgctgcgtcgccccttcgggccgtagtgccgcgatacgcggtccccgccgccgccctgagGTCTTCCCACCGCCGCCCCGACTCGCCTGCCGTCGCTGCGTCGCCGCttcggcccgtagcgtcgcggcccgcggtcaGCTTCGTCATCACCGCGCGTCAACcccccgtggtatgcgccgcgccgtcttccttggcgcgggaacgccaccgtccgcgccggtcttcgtcacgctgtcagggttcttcgcctacttcgagcaccgccgccgcacttctaacctagccgccgccgccatcaggcCGACAccgctgctcttctttggccgccgtcGCGGCTACCTCCGTAGCTGCCGCCGTGCCCCGTCCACCCTcttcgtcttcgtccaagcaccGGCTCGTCGCCAGCGTCGCCATCATCTACCCCGGGCACTTCGTCTACTCcaaccaccgttggtgacatcggccccacgccgatggacgccgcaatcgtcgtcgagttcttctctgctggcccctccgacttctcctACATGgcatacagctcgtgcaggtccctagtctacgcatgcctggtgctggcaacaccgatgcatgccttcctccacgacgtgtccccggacctggcaagcctggtcggcgcttcgtcaacttcatcttcgtccatctacgcatgcccggtgctggcaacatcgatgcgtgccttcgtccatgatgttGTCAACAACATGTTCTCCCGGCGCACCACTAcatcgacaccactgcgcccatgctaagtcggcgcccccttgcgcccgtggctccacggcgacttcctcgacaccggccaccctgactcgacatcgaccacgggattcttcgcatggctacctcgaccacggctccaccacccatgctctcggctacatcgacaaacggcacaaagggctaccgcctgcttgagcaacctcgttggtttccactccagccacgactccgtgaTGCGTCGACCATTACGACTGTGGGGGgttgtccgtcggcttgccttcggattcttctccagtctcaccgtctgcgtcgctacggttgtgactgcggggggatgttgagtaatgtgattgtattaggaaacataggttagactaggaaatattctggcttgccttgtactccaagtagatcatgtactcctatatatatatatatgcctacgaggctcaagcaatacaacgaatgcacaattccaccaaatccctctctccgtTCTAACACTTAGGAGTGGCGGGTTTTGGTGACCGGGCTCCAACAAACCCTTtacttttgaaaatttcaaaattcaaatttttgggtttcaaaaaaatctgaaaaaaatgcaAGTATACAAGGATGAAATGTATATGTGTGTAAAAATTCAAGATGAAATAACTTGAAATGCAACATGTATACAAAAGACAAATTCACAGACTTTGAGGATGAATAGTATGGTTTTTATTTGCAATCTCTCAGACTTACCTCCCACCCCTCCCCTAGAGCCGCCGCGTCCGCGACCCTCCCCTCACCTCTCCTCCTCGCTGTCGTCGGGCAAAGcccagtcggcggcggcggcggcaggacccGTTTTTCCCCTCGGTTGTCGGGATTTGGCGCGGGCAGCGTTTTGCAGCGGATGGTGGCGCGTTGGCGGCGGGGCACACCGGCGCGGTTCCGGGGGCGACGGCGGGAGCAGTGCATGTCGCGTGCTCATGGAGTCCCCTGGTGGTCGCGTGGAAGGCCGTTCGGGAAGCACCTATGGTGGTCGGGGGGTCGATCTGGTCCAGATCTGGCCGCCGGCACCTTGGGTGGTGCGGGGCCATCCATTGGCGGCGGTTGACGGCCTGGGCAAGGGTCTCTCCTCCGATGGCTTGTGCTGGCCTTGGTTGGCCATGGTTAGGGGCTCCCGGTGCTTCGGGGTGGTGGGCTGGTGGTGGCTCGAGGGTCCTCCGGACGTTGGTGTCGGCATGGCATGGCGTTTGGTGCTCGGCGGCGGGGAGCGGGTGGCGGTGACCACTTTCCTTCTCCTGGGTACGGGCAGGTGGATGCTATGACCTAGGGTTTGTTCTCGGGCGGACCGGATCTGGGCCCGAGGCAGATCGGAATTCTTGCTCCGGGTAGGTGAAGTGGGGTTTGGTCCGGGTTATGCTCGCGGGTGATGTTCTTCATCTCCTCGCGGGTACGGTGGTCGGCGGCGGTGGTCGTGATTCCAGGACGTTGGGGACCGGAACGGCGACAGTGGCCACGGACATGGCGTTGTGTTGGCTGGCTTGGGCCAGGGCTCGGGGCTGGCTCGCCGACGACCGTCGGCAGTCATAgggtcgtccccccccccccccaatccactAGGAATTGGCTGGGGATGCAGGCGTGGGTGCCCCCTACTGTGGAAGCGCCTACCCAGACTCGGTGACTGATGCCGGGCTAGGAGTAGGGGGCGTGCCTCTGTTCCTTCTATCGTGGCTGAGCGCGATGTGAAGTGAGCGGCGTTCGGTATCTGGCGACATGGAGGCCGGGGCAGCGGCCCCGGATGGCGGTCCGCATGGTTTGGTCGTCGGCGGGCACCATCACGGCGGTGGTGGCTCTCCTTCCTGGTTGTGCGGGCGACGGGAGGTGTAGCGACGGGTGGCTCGGGCATGCCCTCTGTCCCCACAGGGGCATTGCCCTGATCCGGCTATGGGGACCTGACCTCGTCGCACTCGTCCTAGCGACCTCATGGTGGCACGTGTGAGATGCCGAGCGAAAGCTCCGCACCTGGCACCGACGACGGCGACGCCCGTGGGTGTCGCACTCTTCATGAAGACGTCGTCGTGGTTCTTCTCTCCGTGACAGGGCCCTGGGCGAAGACCTTTGTCCGCTGTGGACTCGACAGCGGCGACGCTTGGCGTCGTCTTCCCTCTTGAGGGTGTTGTAGTGGAGCTTAGGTGCACTAGGTCATAGTGTGGCATTATGTTCATTTCTTCCTGTGTTCTGTGTTGGTAGCGTAGGCGCGTGCGCTCTGCGTGATCCGATTATCCTGAGATCAGCTGTGTAAGATGGCAACCTCACCATCTTGTATCGTTCGACCGTGTACTTTTCTTCGGTgctgctttatttataaagcgggacgaaagcctATTTGAAgagaggatgaatagtatcatgtgcgGAAAAGCTTCAGTTTTTTATTTTTGCACAGACCTCGTTTCAATGTATTTCGTCCCGAGAATTTAGGCACGTGTACATTATGCCTCCATGCATAtctgtatttttttcagaattttttaaaatgtaaaaatatgaattctGTTTTTGCAAATGGAGGCCTCCATGGTGCTCGGACTCAAAAGGCAATATTTGGTTTCTTAGCAACTAGCAAATCCGATATATTTATATAGTGTGTGTTGTTGGGGTTGCTCTTTTCTGGCTGCATGCATGGCTCACCGGCCGGTTTGGTGCCAGGTCCGCAGGTCGTTACGCGAGCCCCCGTCGGGGTTAGATGAGCCGTCGAGCGCGGCCGGCTAGCCCGTCCATGTCTCACCGGCCGGCTACCCGCCCGCTAGCATTTCGGTTAGGCGCCCTGCGCTGCGCAGGTGCGTACCAATCACACGGCCGACGGACTGATCTGCATGCATGCAGTGTCAAATGTTTTCAGCACAAAGCAACACAACCACATACAGTACCTGCAGCCTAGCCGACGAATTAGTAGCGGTTGATTGGGTAACCAAAAAATTGGTGACAACCCAACGCACGCTTGGCACCAGCAGAGACATGACTCCATGCATGGCTAGCCCTCGCCGCTTTTCTCCCTTTGCCTTTCCCTTTCTCTTCTGCTGTTCCCTTGTTGTTTTCGTTTGTGTGGTTTCTTTCTCTCATGCTAGCTATACGAATTGTGAATCGGAGACGCAATGAGGAATGCATGCGCGTGTGTTGGGAACAGCCTTGTGACTTCTGCCTGACAAGTTAACAGTCTCTTCTTTAGAACATGTAAAGCTtccacgcaaaaaaaaaaaaggtaAGGCCGTCTCGAATTTGGGGTCTAACCTTGACCAAAATTTAGTTAGTACAGTAAAAACATACCGATTTAACTAGTACTAATACTGTTGTATCCATAATtctatatttttaaaaaaaatctgtgAGTACGCCAATGGGGACAAGAGCATAGCATTGGGTACAAACATAATTGGATGCACTTGGCACAAATCATCGGTAGTACTAAACCGATTTGACGGGGAAGCATGCCGCAGGTCACCATATGCCAAACTAACCTGACAGTTGATGGGTCATgcgtctttttttttttttttttgcgggtaatggGTCATGCGTCTTGTGATATCTGCAGACCGCAGCAAGAAAAGCTATCCTCGATGGTCCCCAACTCCGGTAGGGAGAGAAACGTAGTAGTACTACGTGAGTTCGGGGAGGTAATTACACgatagtaccacaattggggccgTGGTGGCGAATTGGTACCAGTTTTgaaaatttttacgtgtcagtaccacgtTGGGACCGAACCGTTGCAAATCGGGCTAAACTTCGTATTTGTACGTATTGACGCTGGAACTGACCGCCCGGGCCCGCGCGTCAGATGCCACGCTGGCGAATCGGCACTCGCCCGCTCGCTCAATAGGTgcggtccggctcgaaccggaccgGCCCGTGCTCCACTCTGTTCCTCCTCGCTCCTGCCTCCCTCCTTGCTCCTCTCTCGTCGCCCTCGTCATCGCCGGCAGCTTTGCCGGAGCGGAGCGCCGCCGCCCGTCATGGTTTTCGAAGACGAAAGCAGTGAGGACACGTCCAGCCTGCCGTACATGCACTCGACCTCATCCACGGACGGGCTTAACCAGGTGATTTTCCTTGAGCTAggtctagggttagggtttcagatTTGGGGCTTTTTGATTTGGTTGATTTCGCTGGGTTTTGATTTGGGCATTTTGATTGTACGAGCTTCGGCAGGTCCCTTTCAGCGTTGAAGATCCAGATTACCAGGGGCTTGAGCTGGAAACGATGTCGCCATGTGAGAAGCACGGCAAGGCATCTGAGAGGCTTGTCGCAtttgaaggaacagacacagggaGAAGGTTCCTAGCATGTGCAGAGCCGGTATGAATTCTATGCTGATAGTGGGATATTATATATAGGTTGATAGTGTCATATTATTGTTGGTTTGACAGTGCCATATTGAACATGAGTGAACATGAGTACAAGGCCTGATTATTAAGGGCATATTCATATATAGGTTGATAGTGTCATATTATTGTTGGTTTGACAGTATCTAGGTGGATAGTATGTACTGCATATGCTTTGGCAGTTCACCAAATTTGCAGTTAGAGATTGCTCTCTCTTGTTTTGTAGCGATTAGCAAAATCTAGTTCAAAGCTGTAGCTGAGTGGTGCTGTAATTTGTCATGCTGTTATTTAGTGGGTAGGTACATCTCAATTACTAGTGTAGCTTAGTGGTGCTATTATTACCAATGTACAGTGTTATTGCTTTGCACTAGTTATTTACCTGTGCTTCTGAAGTAACATGtttattttttttatctttttgccTTTTTGCAGGAAGGGCAGAATTGTGGGTTTGTTGAATGGGTTGATCACCAGTGGCCCCCAACAATGCAAAATGCATTGTTGAAGCTGTGGGCCATGGTTGAAGATAGCAAGAGTGCTAGGGTGAATGATAATCTTGAAAGTTCTTTCACTATCCACCATCtgacagaagagaagaacaagctggAGGCCAACTATGACAAGTTAGTCCAAGATGTGCATGAACTTATGAGCTTCCAGGAGGACAGGGTGGTGGATTTCAGATATCTGCAGGATAACCTTACATATCAGCAGCAATGCAGAAGTGAACTGCTGGCTGATATGAAGGCACAGATGGCAAAGAAAGATGCAGAGTTTGAGAAGCTTAAGCAGAATTATGAAGTGCTACTGAACCTGACAAGAGCACAAGCAACAGTCATCCAGAACTTGAAGTTGAAGCATATTAAAGACAAGCAATTGTTTAGTGAAGATAAGATGAACTTGGAGTTGAAGAATGCAGAGCTCACAAAGtctgaggagaagctcacccaagagaagCTAGAGTTGAAGCTTCAGATTGCTGAGCTGatgaaggcagaggagaagctgaaggagaagatcaaggggatCCAGGCCATCTTAGAGAAGTGAAGAAAATGAATATGAGACTAGTGGGTAATGCTGACCTTTTGGGCATGATGGTTGTGTAGTGTATGGCTCTACTAATTGTGA
Proteins encoded in this window:
- the LOC123137543 gene encoding uncharacterized protein — its product is MSPCEKHGKASERLVAFEGTDTGRRFLACAEPEGQNCGFVEWVDHQWPPTMQNALLKLWAMVEDSKSARVNDNLESSFTIHHLTEEKNKLEANYDKLVQDVHELMSFQEDRVVDFRYLQDNLTYQQQCRSELLADMKAQMAKKDAEFEKLKQNYEVLLNLTRAQATVIQNLKLKHIKDKQLFSEDKMNLELKNAELTKSEEKLTQEKLELKLQIAELMKAEEKLKEKIKGIQAILEK